In Acidisarcina polymorpha, one DNA window encodes the following:
- a CDS encoding CRTAC1 family protein, which produces MQRKILYRNRGNGSFEDVSARAGSGIALKRSSRGVAFGDIFNTGQTDILVSNMNESPTLLRNYTRPKFSSLTIQLRGKAPNLFAIGGRVSVVPGTLHMMNEVQSGGSYLSQNDLRLRFGLGSATKADRVLIRWPDGHEDALENVAAGQYLTVAYGGKILSAVPYGETPGKLKKH; this is translated from the coding sequence ATGCAGCGAAAGATCTTGTATCGCAATCGTGGCAATGGAAGCTTCGAAGACGTTTCGGCGCGCGCCGGTTCTGGCATTGCCTTGAAACGTTCATCCCGCGGGGTCGCTTTCGGAGACATTTTCAACACCGGTCAAACTGACATTCTCGTCAGCAATATGAACGAATCGCCCACGCTGTTGCGCAACTATACGAGACCGAAATTCTCATCTCTCACGATCCAACTCCGGGGAAAAGCACCCAATCTGTTTGCAATCGGAGGCCGCGTTTCCGTTGTGCCGGGCACCCTGCACATGATGAATGAAGTTCAAAGCGGCGGAAGCTATCTCTCGCAAAATGACCTTCGATTGCGCTTCGGGCTAGGCAGTGCGACTAAGGCAGATCGAGTACTGATACGTTGGCCAGACGGACACGAAGACGCACTGGAGAATGTCGCCGCTGGCCAATATCTCACGGTCGCTTATGGCGGAAAAATCCTGTCTGCCGTGCCGTACGGAGAAACCCCGGGGAAGTTGAAGAAGCATTAG
- a CDS encoding diguanylate cyclase, with product MNIVQIKSSTRRLASTASTLWLAVFLSCLHATAADNSVPLTSVSQIRGLSQERAAKGMPVKLTGIVTNLSGYKNSFFFQDSTAGISVDRTDHADVGVGDLVVLTGTSSAGLFAPTVVASYVRVVGHEPLPRARRVGYAELIGGVLDSQRIEVRGVVRSAHMSQVFDHDILVLVVELGGGSIRGVVQNLAGINYNPLVDSTVSIRGVCTSHFNEKRQFIGAELYVSDGRGITVVQPAAADPFALSAIPVRNVLQFGQGQHRVKIEGIATHQIPGHALYLQDGSDGVRIQTSSKELVESGNRVEAVGFPVQGEYSPILEDGLFHVVGKATPIVPLLIKAKDAIGGRSGFDQVPYDQQLVKLQGKVVDSWIQGGQHVWILQQGSEVFDAYLPMITTNERTRTIGVGSVLMMTGICTVHADHEGIPTSFSILLRSPQDILVLKQAPFWTPTRILLLLAALAGVTLLAILWILMLRVRVKRQTRIIRESEERFRHLAQHDELTGMWNRSAILSALDRETDRCRRENRTMTIVLADIDHFKRVNDTYGHLAGDTALRRFATALSGCVRSYDHAGRYGGEEFLIVLTGILAGDLDERMAALHASISDLEVEDVEVTFRITCSIGGVFIAAGDEIDQHSAMRMADQALYRAKNAGRHRVVYQMFQRETSEEPLLER from the coding sequence ATGAACATCGTCCAAATCAAATCGAGCACGCGGCGTCTTGCAAGCACGGCCTCGACACTCTGGCTTGCCGTGTTTCTTTCATGCCTGCATGCTACGGCCGCAGACAACTCAGTGCCTCTCACGAGCGTCTCCCAGATCCGAGGTCTCAGCCAGGAGCGTGCCGCAAAGGGCATGCCTGTCAAACTTACCGGAATTGTTACCAATCTCTCGGGTTACAAGAACTCCTTTTTCTTTCAGGACTCTACGGCCGGTATCTCGGTAGACCGCACCGACCATGCGGACGTAGGTGTCGGCGATCTCGTGGTATTGACCGGGACGAGCAGCGCGGGTCTCTTCGCGCCGACTGTGGTAGCTTCTTATGTCCGGGTAGTTGGTCATGAACCTCTTCCGCGTGCGCGCCGGGTTGGCTACGCCGAACTGATCGGCGGCGTTCTGGACAGCCAGCGAATTGAGGTACGCGGCGTCGTTCGCTCCGCACATATGTCCCAGGTATTCGATCACGACATCCTTGTCTTGGTCGTTGAACTTGGCGGAGGCTCGATTCGGGGTGTAGTTCAAAACCTCGCCGGGATCAACTACAACCCTCTCGTCGACTCCACGGTAAGCATTCGCGGCGTCTGCACATCCCATTTCAACGAAAAACGCCAGTTTATTGGTGCGGAGCTGTATGTTTCGGATGGTAGAGGTATCACAGTCGTGCAGCCCGCGGCCGCCGATCCGTTCGCCCTATCTGCGATCCCGGTCCGCAACGTCCTGCAGTTCGGCCAAGGACAACATCGAGTGAAGATCGAAGGCATAGCCACCCATCAGATCCCCGGCCATGCTCTTTACCTTCAGGATGGCAGCGACGGAGTGAGAATTCAGACTTCATCGAAGGAGTTGGTGGAGTCCGGCAATAGGGTCGAGGCGGTGGGATTCCCGGTCCAGGGTGAATACTCGCCGATCCTTGAAGATGGCTTGTTTCACGTCGTCGGAAAAGCGACTCCAATCGTGCCTCTGCTGATCAAGGCCAAAGATGCGATCGGCGGCCGATCAGGATTCGATCAGGTCCCATACGATCAGCAACTTGTGAAATTGCAGGGAAAGGTCGTGGATAGCTGGATACAAGGTGGCCAGCACGTATGGATTCTGCAGCAAGGCAGCGAGGTCTTCGATGCATATCTTCCCATGATCACCACAAACGAGAGAACGCGCACCATCGGTGTCGGCAGTGTCCTCATGATGACCGGAATCTGCACGGTTCATGCCGACCATGAGGGTATCCCCACCTCATTTAGTATTCTGTTGCGCTCTCCACAAGACATTCTAGTCTTAAAGCAGGCCCCCTTTTGGACACCAACCCGGATCCTGTTGTTGCTAGCCGCCTTGGCAGGAGTTACCCTGCTTGCGATTCTCTGGATCTTGATGTTGAGAGTTCGCGTGAAACGGCAGACCCGGATCATTCGTGAGAGTGAGGAGCGTTTTCGCCATCTCGCCCAGCATGACGAACTTACCGGAATGTGGAATCGGAGTGCGATTCTATCGGCGCTCGACCGAGAGACTGACCGCTGCCGCCGCGAGAACCGTACGATGACCATTGTCTTGGCGGATATCGACCATTTCAAGCGAGTCAACGATACCTATGGCCATCTGGCCGGAGATACAGCGTTGCGGCGCTTCGCGACGGCGCTCTCTGGCTGCGTTCGCTCCTACGATCATGCGGGGCGCTATGGGGGCGAGGAGTTCCTGATCGTGCTCACCGGTATCTTGGCTGGAGACCTCGACGAGCGGATGGCGGCGCTTCATGCCTCTATCTCGGATCTGGAAGTGGAAGACGTGGAAGTTACTTTTCGAATTACATGTAGCATAGGGGGCGTCTTTATCGCGGCCGGCGACGAGATCGATCAGCATTCGGCGATGCGCATGGCCGACCAGGCCCTTTACCGCGCAAAAAATGCGGGGCGCCACCGTGTGGTATACCAGATGTTCCAACGCGAGACCTCGGAAGAGCCTCTGCTGGAGCGTTAG